TCTGGGCCAAGCTGGAGGACCGCAACCCCACCGGCTCGGTCAAGGACCGCCCGGCCCTGCACATGATCGAGCAGGCGGAGAAGGACGGCCGCCTCACCCCCGGCTGCACCATCCTGGAGCCGACCAGCGGCAACACCGGGATCTCGCTGGCGATGGCGGCGAAGCTCAAGGGCTACCGCATGGTCTGCGTGATGCCCGAGAACACCTCGCAGGAGCGCCGCGATCTGCTCGGCATGTGGGGCGCGGAGATCATCTCCAGCCCCGCCGCGGGCGGCTCCAACACCGCCGTACGGGTCGCCAAGGAGCTGGCGGCCGAGCACCCGGACTGGGTGATGCTCTACCAGTACGGCAACCCGGACAACGCGGGCGCGCACTACGCCACGACCGGCCCGGAGATCCTCGCCGACCTCCCCTCGGTCACCCACTTCGTGGCCGGCCTCGGCACCACGGGCACGCTGATGGGCGTCGGCCGCTACCTGCGCGAGCACAAGCCGGACGTCAAGATCGTCGCGGCGGAACCGCGCTACGACGATCTCGTCTACGGCCTGCGCAACCTCGACGAGGGCTTCGTACCCGAGCTGTACGACGCCTCCGTCCTGACCACCCGCTTCTCGGTCGGCTCGGCCGACGCGGTCACCCGTACCCGCGAACTCCTCCAGCAGGAGGGCATTTTCGCGGGCATCTCCACCGGCGCCGCGCTGCACGCCGCGATCGGTGTCGGGAACAAGGCGCTGAAGGCGGGCGAGAGCGCGGACATCGTGTTCGTCGTGGCCGACGGCGGCTGGAAGTACCTCTCGACCGGCGTCTACACGGCGGCCACGACAGAGGAAGCGATCGAGACCTTGCAGGGTCAGCTCTGGGCATGAGCAGCGCCCTGCACCGGCCCTCCCGGCGGAGCGCCTACGTCGCGAGGTGACGGACCTGGTCCCACACGACCGGGTCCATCACCCCCACCCGCCGCCGGAAGTCCCGCACCGGTACGTCCCGCAGCTCGCCCGTCTCCAGATAGCTCGCCCGCCCGCGGGTGTCCCCGACGGAGCCCGGCGGCAGGGGGATCACTCCGCCCCGCTCGCCGTGATACTTGCTGGTGATCTTCGCGACGGTGACCCGCTGCCCGCGCACCGCGAGCACCAGACACGGCCGGTCCTTCGCCCGCCCGTCTCCCGTCACCGCCCTACCCGACGCTCCCCCACTGCCGAAAGCGTGGGGGGACCCCCATCGCGCGGCCCCTCTTGATTCTGGCCCGTCCTCGTAGGGCACGTTCGCCCACCAGATCTCCGCGGGCGCCGGACGAGCGGCACCACGCCCCTTCGGACGAGCCGGAGTACGCCGGTCCGACCGCCCCGGCGGACGCGTCCGCCGCCTCTCGGGACGCCGCCCGCGCCCCCACCCGTCCACGAGCGCGGCGACGAGCGCGAGCAGTATCACCGCCGCGAGCGCCAGCCACCATGACGTGTCCATAGGGACGACGGTACCGGCGCCCCACCACCCCCGCGCGTCACGGCCCTACGGGATCAGGGAGTTGTACAGCTCGACCACCTGACTGTCGAACGGCGGCGCTCCGACCGCCTTCGCGGCCGGGATGACCGACTCCTCCAGGAAGCGTCGGAACTGTTCTTCCGACTCCCACACGTCGATGACCTGCCACCCACCCCCCCTCGGCAGGTGCTCCGAAGTGTGCGACGAGTCCGGCGGGCGGGTTCGTGCGATCCGGGATCGCCCGGTCGAAGCACCTCTCTACGCCACCCGGGGCCGACCTCGAACAACTGGCCAGCGTCAGCAGCCGAACCGGTGACACCACAGGTGAGTTCGCCCACAACTGATTTGGGTGGTTTTGTGAGCTGGGCGGATGTCGGGGAAGGACCGCTGACGTGCGAAAACGTCTCTCGGTGGGTCTCACGGTTTCGTGGCACTTCCCGCACCGATGTGCCCTCGATGTGCCCTCGGCTGGATGCCAGGAGCGGGGCGCACACTGGAAGCACAGCCCCCGAAGAAGCTGATCACGATG
Above is a window of Streptomyces sp. DT2A-34 DNA encoding:
- a CDS encoding PLP-dependent cysteine synthase family protein, yielding MRYDSPLAAVGNTPLVRLPRLSPSADVRIWAKLEDRNPTGSVKDRPALHMIEQAEKDGRLTPGCTILEPTSGNTGISLAMAAKLKGYRMVCVMPENTSQERRDLLGMWGAEIISSPAAGGSNTAVRVAKELAAEHPDWVMLYQYGNPDNAGAHYATTGPEILADLPSVTHFVAGLGTTGTLMGVGRYLREHKPDVKIVAAEPRYDDLVYGLRNLDEGFVPELYDASVLTTRFSVGSADAVTRTRELLQQEGIFAGISTGAALHAAIGVGNKALKAGESADIVFVVADGGWKYLSTGVYTAATTEEAIETLQGQLWA
- a CDS encoding type II toxin-antitoxin system PemK/MazF family toxin, with the translated sequence MDTSWWLALAAVILLALVAALVDGWGRGRRPERRRTRPPGRSDRRTPARPKGRGAARPAPAEIWWANVPYEDGPESRGAARWGSPHAFGSGGASGRAVTGDGRAKDRPCLVLAVRGQRVTVAKITSKYHGERGGVIPLPPGSVGDTRGRASYLETGELRDVPVRDFRRRVGVMDPVVWDQVRHLAT